From a region of the Agromyces ramosus genome:
- a CDS encoding beta-N-acetylglucosaminidase domain-containing protein, translating into MMQSIRKTLASAGICAVALAGALVPLPAAAAPPAGALPAVSPTPQSMTRAGSDITVPGRVEVVVDAGTDPSALSALRATLDEHGVDRIDERASASGRAPLTIQLGAASRADISSTLGATEVPSHAEGYAVRADAARGPLGTIALGGVDPAGQFYAVQTLEQLFVPKDDGGFRVAGASISDSPSMPLRGTIEGFYGEPWTHEERLDQLEFYGDVKANTYIYAPKDDPYHRDRWREPYPADKLAELGGLVQTATDNHVRFTFALSPGNTVCYSSDADYQALVTKLQQMYDLGVRAFNIPLDDIDYGRWHCDADRTAFGAPSARTAGVAQATFLDRVQREFVETHEGVYPLQMVPTEYYNTTDSGYKTALRGMDEDIVVMWTGEGVVPQEVTVEQAEKAATVFGGPTFLWDNYPVNDYGQTAGRLLLAPYDKREAGLGEYLSGIVSNPMNQAAASKIAIFGVADFTWNDEAYNAEHNWSQALQYIAGEDAPTSAALRVFADLNHLAPSFGAPWQPQSPELAARIAEFWERWDADKRVEAVADLRAYAQSIADAPAAIRSGPTDAAFLSDASPWLDATALWGQSTVQLLDAVQARIDGDDATSDELAASAKATAAQAAAVVVDPPDNTWGTAKVRIADGVLDVFHGRIGFTLAMWGAGDVVNVAPAGTASASSTEVPRFGPENVNDDDPSTRWASGYSDDSWVQVKLAEPTVVRGITVNWEAACATAYELQTSTDGTTWKTIRTVDDSTCALDLYTFPEDEPVQYVRMQGIDRKTTWGYSIWELGVYAAG; encoded by the coding sequence ATGATGCAATCAATACGGAAGACGCTGGCTTCGGCAGGAATCTGCGCCGTCGCGCTTGCCGGAGCACTCGTTCCGCTCCCGGCGGCGGCGGCCCCTCCAGCCGGTGCCCTGCCGGCGGTGAGTCCGACACCGCAGTCGATGACTCGGGCCGGTTCCGACATCACCGTGCCGGGGCGCGTCGAAGTCGTCGTCGACGCCGGCACCGACCCCAGTGCCCTGTCAGCGCTGCGAGCGACCCTCGACGAGCACGGCGTCGACCGTATCGACGAGCGAGCCAGCGCCTCAGGCCGGGCGCCACTCACGATCCAGCTCGGCGCAGCTTCCCGGGCCGACATCAGCTCCACGCTCGGCGCGACGGAGGTGCCGTCCCATGCCGAGGGCTATGCGGTCCGGGCCGACGCAGCTCGAGGGCCCCTCGGCACCATCGCACTCGGCGGTGTCGACCCGGCCGGCCAGTTCTATGCGGTGCAGACGCTCGAGCAGTTGTTCGTCCCGAAGGACGACGGCGGCTTCCGCGTGGCGGGCGCCTCGATCAGCGACTCCCCGTCGATGCCGCTGCGGGGAACGATCGAGGGATTCTACGGTGAGCCGTGGACGCACGAGGAACGTCTCGACCAGCTCGAGTTCTATGGTGACGTCAAGGCGAACACCTACATCTACGCGCCGAAGGACGACCCGTATCACCGTGATCGCTGGCGTGAGCCGTATCCGGCCGACAAGCTGGCCGAACTCGGCGGGCTCGTGCAGACGGCGACCGACAACCACGTGCGCTTCACGTTCGCCCTCTCCCCCGGCAACACCGTCTGCTACTCGAGCGACGCCGACTACCAGGCGCTCGTGACCAAGCTGCAGCAGATGTACGACCTCGGGGTTCGTGCCTTCAACATCCCGCTCGACGACATCGACTACGGCCGTTGGCACTGCGACGCCGATCGCACGGCGTTCGGCGCACCGAGCGCGCGCACGGCCGGTGTGGCCCAGGCGACGTTCCTCGACCGCGTTCAGCGGGAGTTCGTCGAGACGCACGAGGGCGTGTACCCGCTGCAGATGGTGCCGACCGAGTACTACAACACGACCGACTCGGGCTACAAGACGGCCCTGCGCGGAATGGACGAGGACATCGTCGTGATGTGGACCGGTGAGGGCGTCGTGCCCCAGGAGGTGACGGTCGAGCAAGCCGAGAAGGCCGCCACCGTGTTCGGCGGCCCGACCTTCCTCTGGGACAACTACCCGGTCAACGACTACGGCCAGACGGCCGGGCGCCTGCTCCTCGCGCCCTACGACAAGCGCGAGGCCGGCCTCGGCGAGTACCTCTCGGGCATCGTCTCGAACCCGATGAACCAGGCGGCCGCGAGCAAGATCGCGATCTTCGGCGTCGCCGACTTCACGTGGAACGACGAAGCGTACAACGCCGAGCACAACTGGTCGCAGGCGCTGCAGTACATCGCCGGTGAGGATGCCCCGACAAGCGCTGCGCTGCGGGTGTTCGCCGACCTCAACCACCTCGCCCCGAGCTTCGGGGCGCCGTGGCAGCCGCAGTCGCCGGAGCTCGCCGCTCGCATCGCCGAGTTCTGGGAGCGCTGGGACGCCGATAAGCGGGTCGAGGCGGTGGCGGATCTCCGCGCCTACGCCCAGTCCATCGCCGACGCCCCGGCAGCGATCCGCTCCGGTCCGACCGACGCGGCGTTCCTGTCGGACGCGAGCCCCTGGCTCGACGCGACCGCCCTCTGGGGCCAGTCGACGGTGCAGCTGCTCGACGCCGTGCAGGCTCGGATCGACGGCGACGACGCGACATCCGACGAGCTCGCCGCCTCGGCGAAGGCCACGGCGGCACAGGCCGCAGCGGTGGTCGTCGACCCGCCCGACAACACGTGGGGCACGGCGAAGGTGCGCATCGCCGACGGCGTGCTCGACGTCTTCCACGGCCGCATCGGGTTCACGCTCGCCATGTGGGGAGCCGGTGACGTCGTCAACGTCGCACCTGCCGGCACTGCGTCGGCCTCGAGCACCGAGGTCCCCCGGTTCGGACCCGAGAACGTCAACGACGACGACCCGTCGACCCGTTGGGCCTCCGGGTACAGCGACGACTCATGGGTGCAGGTGAAGCTCGCAGAACCGACGGTCGTGCGCGGCATCACGGTCAACTGGGAGGCGGCCTGCGCGACCGCCTACGAACTGCAGACCTCGACCGACGGCACCACGTGGAAGACGATTCGCACGGTCGACGACTCGACCTGCGCTCTCGACCTCTACACCTTCCCCGAAGACGAGCCGGTGCAGTACGTGCGGATGCAGGGCATCGACCGCAAGACCACTTGGGGCTACTCCATCTGGGAGCTCGGCGTGTACGCGGCGGGCTGA
- a CDS encoding dihydrofolate reductase family protein — protein sequence MTISFEMTLDGVFDQMEQWFDPEDPGVQRASDALVFGADAVLLGRESYEFFREYWPAQTDDRGFAAHYNALPKFVASTTLSGPLDWNATLIEGDVAEAVRSLRERYESIISHGYGGLAATLVDAGLVDEIHAGIHPFIVGNARDRLRTPHPVSLRLLDAQTYDSGIIAARYAPA from the coding sequence GTGACGATTTCATTCGAGATGACACTCGACGGGGTGTTCGACCAGATGGAGCAGTGGTTCGATCCAGAGGACCCGGGGGTGCAGCGGGCCTCCGACGCGCTCGTGTTCGGTGCCGACGCGGTGCTCCTCGGCCGGGAGAGCTACGAGTTCTTCCGCGAGTACTGGCCCGCGCAGACCGATGACCGCGGCTTCGCGGCGCATTACAACGCGCTCCCGAAGTTCGTCGCGTCGACGACCTTGTCGGGCCCGCTCGACTGGAACGCGACGCTCATCGAGGGCGACGTGGCCGAGGCGGTGAGGAGCCTGCGCGAGCGGTACGAGTCGATCATCTCGCACGGCTACGGCGGGCTGGCGGCCACGCTCGTCGACGCCGGCCTGGTCGACGAGATCCACGCCGGCATCCATCCGTTCATCGTGGGCAATGCCCGAGACCGGCTGCGCACGCCGCATCCGGTCAGCCTGCGACTGCTCGATGCGCAGACCTACGACTCGGGCATCATCGCCGCGAGGTACGCGCCGGCATAA
- a CDS encoding TerC family protein, with product MDFSLTFTPDLIAVFVTLFVLEIVLGVDNVIFISILASKLPKEQQARARNLGLTLAMVIRVVLVFFAGWIITLKDDVVELFGMGFSVKDFILIAGGLFLVYKAVTEIHHKLEGAEEEHGAAPKKITFASVLAQILALDIVFSLDSVITAVGMTENLVVIVTVVVLSFGIMLFAARFIFTFVNRHPTVKMLALSFLLLIGVFLIAEGFGVHIDKALIYAPMAFAILVEALNLIASARKAKREHRRQQAVQLRPEYPDVDESVAVSAALSTGAGRGSVGLSNRPVEGEADVSEERAGLG from the coding sequence GTGGACTTCTCACTGACCTTCACCCCCGACCTCATCGCCGTCTTCGTGACGCTGTTCGTGCTCGAGATCGTGCTCGGCGTCGACAACGTCATCTTCATCTCGATCCTCGCGTCGAAGCTGCCCAAAGAGCAGCAGGCCCGCGCACGCAACCTCGGGCTCACCCTGGCCATGGTGATCCGGGTGGTGCTCGTGTTCTTCGCCGGCTGGATCATCACGCTGAAAGACGACGTCGTCGAGCTCTTCGGCATGGGCTTCTCGGTGAAGGACTTCATCCTGATCGCCGGTGGGCTGTTCCTCGTCTACAAGGCGGTCACCGAGATCCACCACAAGCTCGAGGGAGCCGAGGAGGAGCACGGCGCGGCGCCCAAGAAGATCACCTTCGCCTCGGTGCTCGCGCAGATCCTCGCGCTCGACATCGTCTTCTCGCTCGACTCGGTCATCACGGCCGTCGGCATGACCGAGAACCTCGTCGTCATCGTCACCGTCGTCGTGCTCTCGTTCGGCATCATGCTGTTCGCGGCGCGGTTCATCTTCACGTTCGTGAACCGCCACCCCACGGTGAAGATGCTCGCCCTGTCGTTCCTCCTGCTGATCGGCGTGTTCCTCATCGCCGAGGGCTTCGGCGTGCACATCGACAAGGCGCTCATCTACGCGCCGATGGCGTTCGCCATCCTCGTCGAGGCACTCAACCTCATCGCCTCCGCACGCAAGGCGAAGCGCGAGCACCGGCGTCAGCAGGCCGTGCAGTTGCGCCCGGAGTACCCCGACGTCGACGAGTCCGTCGCGGTGTCGGCCGCGCTCTCGACGGGTGCGGGCCGGGGCTCGGTCGGCCTCTCGAACCGCCCGGTCGAGGGCGAAGCGGATGTCTCGGAGGAGCGCGCCGGGCTCGGCTGA
- a CDS encoding RNA polymerase sigma-70 factor, with protein sequence MTDDPFVTHRSLLFTVAYEMLGSAADAEDVLQESWLRWADAAQEQVRDPRAYLVRIVTRQALNHLRTVSRRRESYVGEWLPEPLLTMPDVADDVELAESVSIAMLTVLETLGPTERAVFVLREVFDVPYDEIAVAVDKSPAAVRQIAHRAKDHVAARRPRMEVERSEHAEAVERFVAALNTGDVQGLMDVLAPDVVSVADGGGKVRGAALRPIIGADRIARYLVGGLAKYPGRYFAAPAWVNGQPGIRVELDGRMAGVVSLSVEHGRITRIYSMANPEKLGWMGAAAELAR encoded by the coding sequence ATGACCGACGATCCCTTCGTCACCCACCGCAGCCTGCTCTTCACGGTCGCCTACGAGATGCTCGGCTCGGCGGCCGACGCCGAAGACGTGCTGCAGGAATCCTGGCTGCGATGGGCGGATGCCGCACAGGAGCAGGTGCGCGACCCGCGCGCGTACCTCGTTCGCATCGTCACGCGCCAGGCGCTGAATCACCTGCGCACGGTGTCGCGCCGCCGCGAGTCGTACGTGGGGGAGTGGCTGCCCGAGCCGCTGCTCACGATGCCGGATGTCGCCGACGACGTCGAGCTGGCCGAGAGCGTCTCGATCGCGATGCTGACCGTGCTCGAGACGCTCGGGCCGACCGAGCGCGCGGTCTTCGTGCTGCGCGAGGTGTTCGACGTTCCGTACGACGAGATCGCGGTCGCCGTCGACAAGTCGCCGGCGGCGGTGCGGCAGATCGCGCACCGGGCGAAAGACCATGTCGCCGCTCGGCGGCCGCGCATGGAGGTGGAGCGTTCGGAGCACGCCGAGGCGGTCGAGCGATTCGTGGCCGCGCTGAACACGGGCGACGTGCAGGGGCTCATGGACGTGCTCGCGCCCGACGTGGTGTCGGTCGCCGACGGCGGTGGCAAGGTGCGGGGTGCCGCGCTTCGCCCGATCATCGGCGCCGACCGCATCGCGAGGTACCTGGTCGGCGGGCTCGCGAAGTACCCCGGCCGGTACTTCGCCGCGCCGGCGTGGGTGAACGGGCAGCCGGGTATCCGGGTCGAACTCGACGGGCGGATGGCGGGGGTCGTGAGCCTGAGCGTCGAGCACGGGCGGATCACCCGCATCTACTCGATGGCGAACCCCGAGAAGTTGGGCTGGATGGGGGCGGCCGCCGAGTTGGCGCGGTGA
- a CDS encoding RNA polymerase sigma factor, producing the protein MSPIDARAAITRAHHEEWARVVASLAKRFSDLDIAEEAAAEAFATAVERWPADGVPPNPGAWLTTTANHKAIDRIRREHKRVDKHREALMLTDDDPPEPLGAIDDDRLRLIFTCCHPALAMEARVALTLRMVGGLTVPEIARGFLVQESTMGQRITRAKGKIAAAGIPYRVPYTRDLPARISGVLAVLFLVFNEGYLATGSDTDPVRADLTAEAIRLTRLIRTLLPDDGEVAGLLAVMLLTEARRPARVSADGELVPLGEQDRGAWDEALIAEGHRLVRDRLDSGAPPGRYQLLAAINAVHTDALDARDTDWSQVVALYDQLVRLDPSPIVALNRGIAVAELEGPDAALEVIDPLGNALDGYHAFHATRAELLRRLERREEARTAYDRAIALAGNTAETAYLSRRRDELS; encoded by the coding sequence GTGAGCCCGATCGACGCGCGCGCGGCGATCACCCGTGCCCACCACGAGGAGTGGGCACGGGTGGTCGCCTCACTCGCCAAGCGCTTCAGCGACCTCGACATCGCCGAGGAGGCCGCAGCCGAGGCGTTCGCGACCGCGGTCGAGCGGTGGCCCGCCGACGGGGTCCCGCCGAACCCCGGTGCGTGGCTCACCACGACCGCCAATCACAAGGCGATCGACCGGATCCGGCGCGAGCACAAGCGCGTCGACAAGCACCGGGAGGCGCTGATGCTGACCGACGACGACCCGCCCGAGCCGCTCGGCGCCATCGACGACGACCGGCTCCGGCTGATCTTCACCTGCTGTCACCCCGCGCTGGCGATGGAAGCACGCGTGGCGCTGACGCTGCGCATGGTCGGGGGCCTGACCGTGCCCGAGATCGCCCGCGGCTTCCTCGTGCAGGAGAGCACCATGGGACAGCGCATCACCCGCGCGAAGGGCAAGATCGCGGCGGCGGGCATCCCCTACCGGGTGCCGTACACGCGAGACCTGCCGGCGCGCATCAGCGGCGTGCTGGCCGTGCTGTTCCTCGTGTTCAACGAGGGCTACCTGGCGACGGGCTCCGACACCGACCCAGTGCGCGCCGACCTGACCGCCGAGGCGATCCGGTTGACGCGCCTGATCCGCACGCTGCTGCCCGATGACGGCGAGGTGGCCGGACTGCTCGCCGTGATGCTCCTCACGGAGGCTCGTCGCCCCGCCCGCGTCTCAGCCGACGGCGAGCTCGTCCCGCTCGGCGAGCAGGACCGAGGCGCATGGGACGAGGCACTGATCGCCGAGGGGCACCGGCTCGTGCGCGACCGCCTGGACTCCGGTGCCCCTCCTGGTCGCTACCAGCTGCTCGCGGCGATCAACGCCGTGCACACCGACGCACTCGACGCCCGCGACACCGACTGGTCGCAGGTCGTCGCCCTCTACGACCAGCTGGTCCGCCTCGATCCCTCGCCGATCGTCGCGCTCAACCGCGGCATCGCGGTCGCAGAGCTCGAGGGTCCGGATGCCGCGCTGGAGGTCATCGACCCCCTCGGCAACGCGCTCGACGGGTATCACGCCTTCCACGCCACTCGCGCCGAGCTGCTGCGCAGACTGGAACGCCGCGAGGAGGCGCGCACGGCATACGACCGGGCCATCGCGCTCGCGGGCAACACCGCCGAGACCGCCTACCTGTCACGCCGTCGCGACGAGCTCTCCTGA
- a CDS encoding YciI family protein — translation MQYLVSVIDDRSNSGTPEEMVAIDHFNDRLRAGGHWVFAAGLAAPSTSTVIDGRGEHPVFTDGPFIESKEHMAGFWIIDAPDLDVALGLMAEGSKACNRRLEVRPILAA, via the coding sequence ATGCAGTACCTGGTTTCCGTGATCGACGACCGGAGCAACTCCGGCACCCCCGAGGAGATGGTGGCGATCGACCACTTCAACGACCGCCTCCGGGCGGGTGGCCACTGGGTGTTCGCGGCCGGTCTCGCCGCGCCGAGCACGTCGACGGTCATCGACGGCCGAGGCGAGCACCCGGTGTTCACCGACGGACCCTTCATCGAGTCGAAGGAGCACATGGCCGGCTTCTGGATCATCGACGCCCCCGACCTCGACGTCGCGCTCGGCCTCATGGCCGAGGGGTCGAAGGCCTGCAACCGCCGGCTCGAGGTGCGACCGATCCTGGCCGCGTGA
- a CDS encoding dihydrofolate reductase family protein, with protein sequence MTMKLITNTQITVDGVMQANGGNNPELDPGFERGGWALPLGDEESIGYIAECYQRADAFLFGRRTYELFAGYWGVKDALDNPFSGALNTRPKFVASNTLSEATWAGTTVLSGDLEAAIRELKARPGGELQVHGSGQLIRWLLERELVDEMTLIVCPVIVGAGTRLFPDEGRDFALELLESRTFPTGITVQRYRPGGRPQYA encoded by the coding sequence ATGACCATGAAGCTGATCACCAACACCCAGATCACCGTCGACGGCGTGATGCAGGCGAACGGTGGGAACAACCCGGAGCTCGACCCAGGGTTCGAGCGCGGCGGGTGGGCGCTGCCGCTCGGCGATGAGGAGTCGATCGGCTACATCGCCGAGTGCTATCAGCGCGCCGACGCGTTCCTCTTCGGCCGGCGCACGTACGAGCTCTTCGCCGGCTACTGGGGGGTCAAGGACGCGCTCGACAATCCGTTCTCCGGCGCCCTGAACACCCGTCCGAAGTTCGTCGCGTCGAACACGCTCAGCGAGGCCACGTGGGCGGGCACGACGGTGCTCTCCGGCGACCTCGAGGCGGCCATCCGCGAACTCAAGGCCAGGCCCGGCGGCGAACTGCAGGTGCACGGCAGCGGGCAGCTGATCCGCTGGCTGCTCGAACGCGAACTCGTCGATGAGATGACGCTCATCGTCTGCCCCGTGATCGTGGGCGCGGGCACGCGGCTGTTCCCTGACGAGGGCCGGGACTTCGCCCTCGAGCTGCTCGAATCACGCACGTTCCCGACGGGCATCACCGTGCAGAGGTATCGGCCGGGCGGGCGCCCGCAGTATGCGTAG
- a CDS encoding SDR family NAD(P)-dependent oxidoreductase: MLLEKKVAVIHGGGGSIGGAAARVFAREGARLFLAGRSLPRLEAAASAARAEGADVSIAVVDAMDQAAVDRHVDEVVDAAGRIDIALNAVGFDHVQGLPIAETSLDDYLHPVVGYLQTNFVTAKAVSRRMIAEGSGVILTISTPGARLTGRGLIGNAAQSAALEGFSRALAGELGPDGVRVVCVRPHAMSDALATSYTREMFGRTADANGVSMDQFVSGLAAMTLLGRLPVLDELAEYLAFAASDRAGSMTGAIANLSAGALVD; encoded by the coding sequence ATGCTGCTCGAGAAGAAGGTGGCCGTGATCCACGGCGGTGGCGGTTCGATCGGAGGCGCGGCGGCGCGCGTGTTCGCCCGTGAGGGCGCACGACTCTTCCTCGCGGGCAGGAGCCTGCCGCGACTCGAGGCTGCAGCATCCGCCGCCAGAGCCGAGGGGGCGGATGTCTCGATCGCCGTCGTCGACGCGATGGACCAGGCGGCGGTCGACCGGCACGTCGACGAGGTGGTGGATGCCGCCGGCCGTATCGACATCGCGCTGAACGCGGTGGGATTCGACCACGTGCAGGGCCTGCCGATCGCCGAGACGTCGCTCGACGACTACCTGCATCCCGTGGTCGGGTACCTGCAGACGAACTTCGTGACCGCGAAGGCGGTGTCGCGGCGCATGATCGCGGAGGGGAGCGGCGTGATTCTCACGATCTCGACCCCCGGGGCGCGGCTCACCGGCCGCGGGCTCATCGGCAATGCCGCCCAATCGGCCGCGCTCGAGGGGTTCTCGCGCGCGCTCGCCGGCGAGCTCGGGCCTGACGGCGTACGGGTGGTCTGCGTGCGTCCGCACGCGATGTCGGATGCGCTCGCGACCTCGTACACGCGCGAGATGTTCGGCCGCACTGCTGACGCCAACGGCGTCTCCATGGACCAGTTCGTCAGCGGCCTGGCCGCCATGACGCTGCTCGGCCGCCTGCCGGTGCTCGACGAGCTCGCGGAGTACCTCGCGTTCGCGGCATCCGATCGTGCGGGTTCGATGACGGGGGCGATCGCGAACCTGTCGGCGGGAGCGCTCGTCGACTGA
- a CDS encoding zinc ribbon domain-containing protein, whose translation MLLIFGAWPRERVLTVVTFVCEYCRTRASQDVVERATRFSVFFIPLFTVSRQYFVVCSNCGGMTPLTREQATHGVEWAAQNRQMS comes from the coding sequence ATGCTCCTCATCTTCGGCGCGTGGCCCCGCGAGCGAGTGCTCACGGTCGTGACGTTCGTCTGCGAGTACTGCCGCACCCGGGCATCGCAGGACGTGGTCGAGCGCGCGACGAGGTTCTCCGTCTTCTTCATCCCGTTGTTCACGGTGTCGCGGCAGTACTTCGTCGTGTGTTCGAACTGCGGCGGCATGACCCCGCTCACCAGGGAGCAGGCGACGCACGGGGTCGAGTGGGCGGCGCAGAACCGGCAGATGAGCTGA
- a CDS encoding alpha/beta fold hydrolase — protein sequence MSERMHRAEVRSLRVARPDGAEIAAEAIGSAGHPVVLLVAGGESSMDWWRPEFCDLIVDRGLCVVRYDQRGMGETTLGPPGTRRDGLTVAVDDAIAVLDAAGATDAHWLGFSAGAWVAQLAALDHPGRVRALTLVSTSPTMFESDPDLPGATARMQEAWANPPPEPDWSDPDAVIEYHVDVDRDYAGDEFDVAHDRAIWADTVRRSPGMHRDEGRAEVIEPAPRWRERLGEIRVPTTVVHGTADPVFPIGNGEALARDIPGARFVSLPGGGHELPPAAWGAVVEAVARTA from the coding sequence ATGAGCGAGCGGATGCACCGGGCTGAGGTTCGATCGCTGCGGGTCGCCCGCCCCGACGGCGCCGAGATCGCGGCCGAGGCGATCGGTTCGGCGGGACATCCGGTCGTGCTGCTCGTCGCCGGGGGCGAGAGCTCGATGGATTGGTGGCGACCCGAGTTCTGCGACCTCATCGTCGATCGAGGGCTGTGCGTGGTGCGCTACGACCAGCGCGGCATGGGCGAGACGACGCTGGGCCCGCCGGGTACGCGCCGTGACGGGCTGACGGTCGCCGTCGACGACGCGATCGCGGTGCTGGATGCCGCAGGCGCCACTGATGCGCACTGGCTCGGCTTCTCGGCGGGCGCATGGGTGGCGCAGCTCGCCGCGCTCGACCACCCCGGTCGGGTTCGCGCGCTCACCCTCGTGTCGACCAGTCCGACGATGTTCGAGTCCGATCCCGACCTGCCCGGTGCGACCGCCCGCATGCAGGAGGCGTGGGCGAACCCGCCGCCCGAGCCCGATTGGAGCGACCCCGACGCCGTGATCGAGTACCACGTCGACGTCGACCGCGACTATGCCGGCGACGAGTTCGACGTGGCGCACGACCGCGCGATCTGGGCGGACACGGTTCGCCGATCGCCCGGAATGCACCGCGACGAGGGCCGGGCCGAGGTCATCGAGCCGGCTCCGCGCTGGCGGGAGCGGCTCGGCGAGATCCGGGTGCCGACGACGGTCGTGCACGGCACCGCCGACCCGGTGTTCCCGATCGGGAACGGTGAAGCGCTCGCGCGTGACATCCCGGGGGCGCGGTTCGTGTCGCTCCCCGGCGGCGGGCACGAGCTGCCGCCGGCAGCGTGGGGTGCCGTGGTCGAGGCGGTGGCCCGCACGGCGTGA
- a CDS encoding HDIG domain-containing metalloprotein, whose protein sequence is MSGRGIRSDREVGAALLGIAREEPIPSRAIRDHGIVDSVPELEALAVTPQDPRWHPEGDVLVHSLWAADLAATYADERGVDSDWRAVLVLATLFHDLGKPDTTRRMNGRITSHGHAEHGAELIRSMGRRLELPRPLVKAASAIAETHMAHVSVQGEPSAKAVRRLRERLEAAGTSLDDWAVVVRCDGEARGSAARPDASVPWLRVARALER, encoded by the coding sequence ATGAGTGGTCGCGGCATCCGTTCGGATCGCGAAGTGGGAGCTGCGCTGCTCGGCATTGCACGGGAGGAGCCCATCCCGTCGCGCGCGATCCGTGACCACGGGATCGTCGATTCCGTGCCGGAGCTCGAGGCGCTCGCGGTGACGCCGCAGGACCCGCGCTGGCACCCCGAGGGCGACGTGCTCGTGCACTCGCTGTGGGCAGCCGATCTCGCTGCGACATACGCCGACGAGCGCGGCGTCGACTCCGACTGGCGAGCCGTCCTGGTGCTCGCGACCCTGTTCCACGACCTCGGCAAGCCCGACACGACTCGAAGGATGAACGGGCGCATCACCTCGCACGGCCACGCCGAGCACGGTGCCGAGCTGATCCGCTCGATGGGGCGCCGCCTGGAGCTTCCTCGCCCACTCGTGAAGGCCGCCTCCGCCATCGCCGAGACGCACATGGCGCACGTCTCGGTGCAGGGCGAACCGTCGGCCAAGGCGGTGCGCCGGCTGCGCGAACGACTCGAGGCGGCGGGCACGTCACTCGACGACTGGGCCGTCGTCGTGCGTTGCGACGGCGAGGCGCGCGGGTCGGCGGCACGCCCCGACGCATCCGTGCCATGGCTGCGCGTGGCACGCGCGCTCGAGCGCTGA